In Dyadobacter sp. NIV53, a single window of DNA contains:
- a CDS encoding alpha-amylase family protein has product MAQSGINKDKFIVYQVFTRLFGNQNTTNKYFGSIEENGSGKFNDFTDTALAALKEFGSTHIWYTGVIKHATLTDYSQYGIPNDHPLIVKGIAGSPYAIKDYYDVDPDLAVVVTNRMSEFEALVNRTHQHNLKVIIDFVPNHVARQYHSIIRSTDDSIRVKDFGEDDDITLAFNPQNNFYYIPQQDFIVPEGHKPPVKVDAPYHERPAKATGNDVFRAQPSQYDWYETIKLNYGVDYLNNRASYFDPVPSTWLKMRDILVFWAKKGVDGFRCDMAEMVPVEFWGWVIPEIKKVNPEIIFIAEIYNSYEYHNYIKIGKFDYLYDKVGLYNLLRELMEGRGSAEDITRLWQRESGDISQNMLRFLENHDEQRIASTYFAGNPWVAIPAMTLSATMHTGPLMLYFGQEIGVTPTESEGFQGNDGRTTIFDYWGVPEFQQWINGGKYNLEKLTGNQKELRVFYESLNHFVTDNEAVYAGLFYDLQYFNIDGQCYNYDKDRIYSYVRYTDNQKLLFIYNFDKEKNYETSVRIPQDAWTNSFNLNITSSYKLKPVFPASALKRIIPASEITSGGIQVDLPPCSVIVYEITDK; this is encoded by the coding sequence ATGGCTCAATCAGGAATTAACAAAGATAAATTCATCGTCTATCAGGTTTTTACAAGATTATTTGGCAATCAGAATACAACGAATAAATATTTTGGCAGCATAGAAGAAAACGGCTCTGGTAAGTTCAATGATTTTACAGATACCGCGCTTGCCGCTCTGAAAGAATTTGGAAGTACACATATATGGTATACAGGTGTGATAAAACATGCCACCTTAACCGATTACTCCCAATACGGAATTCCAAATGACCATCCGCTTATCGTGAAAGGAATCGCCGGCTCTCCCTATGCAATTAAAGATTATTACGATGTTGATCCTGATCTGGCTGTTGTTGTAACTAACAGAATGAGTGAGTTTGAAGCATTGGTAAACAGAACGCATCAGCATAACCTGAAAGTAATTATAGATTTTGTACCCAATCATGTTGCCCGCCAGTATCATTCTATTATTCGCTCCACGGATGATTCCATCCGGGTCAAGGATTTTGGCGAAGATGACGATATAACACTTGCTTTTAATCCTCAGAACAACTTTTACTATATTCCGCAGCAGGATTTTATTGTTCCGGAAGGCCACAAACCGCCTGTTAAAGTAGATGCACCATATCACGAACGGCCCGCAAAAGCAACAGGAAATGATGTTTTCCGGGCACAGCCAAGCCAATATGACTGGTACGAAACGATAAAGCTGAACTATGGCGTGGATTATCTGAATAACAGGGCAAGTTATTTTGACCCTGTTCCATCTACCTGGTTGAAGATGCGTGATATTCTTGTTTTCTGGGCAAAAAAGGGAGTGGATGGTTTCAGATGTGACATGGCCGAGATGGTGCCGGTAGAATTTTGGGGCTGGGTCATTCCTGAAATAAAAAAGGTAAATCCTGAAATTATATTTATTGCAGAAATTTATAATTCCTATGAATACCACAACTACATCAAAATAGGAAAATTTGATTATCTGTACGATAAAGTCGGATTGTACAACCTGCTCAGGGAACTGATGGAAGGCCGCGGAAGTGCAGAAGATATTACACGTTTATGGCAAAGGGAATCTGGCGATATTAGTCAGAATATGCTTCGTTTTTTAGAAAATCATGACGAACAGCGTATTGCATCTACTTATTTTGCGGGTAATCCGTGGGTTGCTATACCGGCCATGACATTGAGCGCTACCATGCATACGGGACCATTGATGCTGTATTTTGGCCAGGAAATTGGTGTAACTCCTACTGAATCAGAAGGATTTCAGGGCAATGACGGACGCACGACTATATTTGATTATTGGGGCGTTCCGGAATTTCAGCAATGGATTAACGGCGGGAAATATAATCTTGAAAAACTGACTGGCAATCAGAAAGAGCTACGGGTATTTTATGAAAGCCTTAATCACTTTGTTACTGACAACGAAGCGGTTTACGCTGGCCTGTTTTATGACCTTCAATACTTTAATATTGACGGGCAGTGTTATAATTATGATAAAGACCGCATTTACAGTTACGTACGTTACACCGACAATCAAAAGCTTCTTTTCATCTATAATTTTGATAAAGAAAAGAACTACGAAACATCTGTTCGAATTCCTCAGGATGCCTGGACAAATTCATTTAATTTAAACATAACAAGCTCTTATAAATTAAAGCCCGTTTTTCCGGCATCAGCACTAAAACGGATAATTCCTGCTTCCGAAATTACATCCGGTGGCATTCAGGTTGACCTGCCTCCATGTTCAGTCATTGTTTACGAAATCACAGATAAGTAG
- the pgmB gene encoding beta-phosphoglucomutase — MPAIKACLFDLDGVIVDTARFHYIAWRQLANDLGFDLSEEENEKLKGISRMESLEIILAIGGVELSEEEKSERAAVKNTRYLELCMQMTPDDTLPGVRRFLDELKSASIKIGLGSASKNAKVILDRIDMLSYFETIVDGNRVTKGKPDPQVFLMGAADLQTLPENSVVFEDAVAGVQSAKAAGMLAVGIGEKSVLTEADIVVPGFRDFQLADLLEAFEK, encoded by the coding sequence ATGCCCGCAATTAAAGCTTGCCTTTTTGATCTTGACGGAGTTATTGTAGATACTGCCAGATTTCATTATATCGCCTGGCGCCAGTTGGCCAATGACCTTGGATTTGATTTAAGTGAAGAGGAAAACGAAAAGTTAAAAGGAATAAGCCGCATGGAATCGCTGGAAATTATCCTGGCAATCGGTGGAGTGGAATTAAGTGAAGAAGAAAAATCAGAACGTGCTGCTGTTAAAAATACCAGATACCTGGAACTTTGCATGCAAATGACACCGGACGATACATTACCGGGAGTACGCCGGTTTTTGGACGAATTGAAATCAGCTTCTATTAAAATCGGTCTGGGATCGGCGAGTAAAAATGCAAAAGTAATATTGGATAGAATTGATATGTTGTCCTACTTCGAAACCATTGTGGATGGCAACCGGGTTACAAAAGGCAAGCCGGATCCACAGGTATTTTTGATGGGAGCAGCGGATTTGCAAACATTACCTGAGAATTCTGTGGTTTTTGAAGATGCAGTTGCGGGAGTTCAGTCGGCGAAAGCGGCCGGAATGCTGGCAGTTGGGATCGGTGAAAAATCGGTACTGACAGAAGCGGATATCGTTGTTCCCGGATTCAGGGATTTTCAACTGGCCGATCTCCTGGAAGCATTTGAAAAGTAA
- a CDS encoding glycoside hydrolase family 65 protein, with the protein MKNYITHDEWCIVEDGFHAANNEITESLMSLGNGRMGQRGNFEEKYSGKTLQGNYVAGVYFPDKTRVGWWKNGYPDYFAKVLNACNWIGIDVKIGDEVLDLNTCEVEDFRRVLNMKEGVLERNATVILPDGKRLKIHSKRFCSMADDQSGAIRYSLTPLNFSDNFVVTPYLDGNIRNRDSNYDETFWDEIHKETSFSEGYLILETKKNPYGVEQFQVATGMAFDIRINDLKTDYQSLPVRQEKYVAGTVHLHVQEGKELVVYKYGVNLSSTNYSPESILAETKTYLAAIYRKGFDQLLSEQIEAWAEKWEKNDITIDGDIAAQQGIRFNIFHLGQTYTGEDERLNIGPKGFTGEKYGGSTYWDTEAYCIPFYLATAEQKVARNLLVYRYKHLQKAIENAEKLGFKDGAALYPMVTINGEECHNEWEITFEEIHRNGAIAYAIYDYTKYTGDETYLHEFGLEVLIGISRFWKQRINWSKEKGQYVMLGVTGPNEYENNVNNNWYTNYIACWTLRYTLEAIGKLWTTNTTRLNEIIIQTHFNLNSEMADWKHIVDNMHYPYDSTKKVYLQQQGFLDKEILTVDDIADQRPINQNWSWDRILRSCFIKQADVLQGLYFFEDEFNLDDIKRNFEFYEPMTVHESSLSPCVHAILAAKIGFKDKAYEMYVRTARLDLDDYNNDTEDGLHITSMAGTWMSVVKGFAGQRIKNGILELNPYIPAQWNAYSFRIGFQGSWLKIEVTQDGVMVQNTSEKDLTLCIHDQKLFVAANATVFKQAI; encoded by the coding sequence ATGAAAAATTATATAACACACGATGAATGGTGCATAGTCGAAGATGGCTTTCATGCTGCCAATAATGAAATTACCGAAAGTTTGATGAGCCTGGGAAATGGACGTATGGGTCAGAGAGGTAATTTCGAAGAAAAATATTCCGGTAAAACTTTACAGGGAAATTATGTTGCAGGCGTATATTTTCCTGACAAAACAAGGGTAGGCTGGTGGAAAAACGGCTACCCCGATTATTTTGCCAAAGTGCTCAATGCCTGTAACTGGATTGGGATTGATGTCAAAATAGGGGATGAAGTCCTGGATCTGAACACTTGCGAAGTAGAAGATTTTCGCCGTGTACTCAACATGAAAGAAGGTGTTCTGGAACGAAATGCAACAGTGATTTTACCAGATGGAAAACGTCTTAAAATTCATTCAAAACGGTTTTGCAGCATGGCCGATGACCAGTCGGGTGCTATCAGATATAGCCTTACACCGCTGAATTTTAGTGATAACTTTGTCGTAACTCCTTATCTGGATGGCAACATTCGTAACCGCGATTCCAATTACGACGAAACTTTCTGGGATGAGATTCATAAAGAAACAAGTTTTTCAGAAGGCTATCTGATCCTGGAAACAAAAAAGAATCCGTACGGTGTAGAACAATTCCAGGTTGCTACCGGCATGGCATTCGATATCAGGATCAATGACCTTAAAACAGATTACCAGTCCTTACCTGTAAGGCAGGAAAAATATGTTGCAGGAACGGTACACCTTCATGTTCAGGAAGGAAAAGAACTTGTAGTTTACAAATATGGCGTAAATCTGTCTTCAACCAATTATTCTCCGGAATCCATACTCGCAGAAACCAAAACGTATCTGGCTGCCATTTACAGAAAGGGTTTTGATCAGTTATTATCTGAACAAATTGAGGCCTGGGCGGAGAAATGGGAGAAAAATGATATTACTATTGATGGAGATATTGCTGCTCAGCAGGGTATCCGGTTCAATATTTTTCATCTTGGACAAACCTATACGGGAGAAGATGAGCGCCTGAATATCGGGCCAAAAGGATTTACCGGAGAAAAATACGGCGGAAGTACCTATTGGGATACCGAGGCATATTGTATACCTTTTTATCTGGCAACAGCAGAACAGAAAGTCGCGCGCAATTTATTGGTTTACAGATATAAACATTTGCAAAAAGCCATCGAAAATGCTGAAAAACTAGGTTTTAAGGACGGAGCCGCACTTTATCCGATGGTAACGATCAATGGTGAAGAATGTCATAATGAGTGGGAAATTACTTTTGAAGAGATCCACCGGAACGGCGCGATTGCTTATGCCATTTATGATTACACAAAATATACAGGCGACGAAACTTACTTACACGAATTCGGCCTGGAAGTACTGATCGGTATTTCAAGGTTCTGGAAGCAAAGAATTAATTGGTCTAAGGAAAAAGGACAGTACGTAATGCTGGGAGTAACAGGCCCAAATGAATACGAAAATAACGTAAACAACAACTGGTATACCAATTACATTGCTTGCTGGACACTGCGCTATACCCTGGAAGCAATTGGCAAGCTGTGGACAACCAATACAACCCGGCTGAATGAAATTATTATCCAGACCCATTTTAACCTGAATAGCGAAATGGCTGACTGGAAGCATATTGTAGACAATATGCACTATCCGTATGACAGCACTAAAAAAGTCTATTTACAACAGCAGGGTTTTTTAGATAAAGAGATACTGACTGTGGACGATATTGCAGATCAGCGCCCTATTAACCAGAACTGGTCATGGGACAGGATATTGAGATCGTGTTTTATCAAACAGGCTGATGTATTACAGGGTTTATATTTCTTTGAAGATGAATTTAACCTGGATGATATAAAGAGAAATTTTGAGTTCTACGAGCCCATGACGGTTCACGAATCTTCACTTTCTCCGTGTGTACATGCCATACTGGCTGCAAAAATAGGTTTTAAGGATAAGGCATACGAAATGTATGTACGCACAGCGAGGCTTGATCTGGACGATTATAATAACGATACAGAAGACGGCCTGCACATTACTTCCATGGCTGGAACCTGGATGAGTGTTGTAAAAGGTTTTGCGGGACAACGGATTAAAAACGGGATTTTGGAGCTGAATCCTTACATACCAGCTCAGTGGAATGCGTATTCGTTCAGGATTGGATTTCAGGGGTCATGGTTAAAGATTGAGGTTACGCAGGATGGTGTGATGGTCCAGAATACGTCCGAAAAGGATCTGACTTTATGCATTCACGATCAGAAGCTTTTCGTGGCAGCGAATGCGACGGTATTTAAACAGGCCATTTAA